One part of the Solanum dulcamara chromosome 3, daSolDulc1.2, whole genome shotgun sequence genome encodes these proteins:
- the LOC129882557 gene encoding monocopper oxidase-like protein SKU5 isoform X3: MCRNGIQQRKDTWQDGVSGTNCPIPAGWNWTYEFQVKDQIGSFFYFPSLSFQRAGGGYGGITINNRNVIPLPFATPDGDITLFISDWFMKSHKELRHEIETGVGLGAPDGILINGLGPYHYDNAVVSGGIVYQTVNVEPGKTYRLRVHNVGVSTSLNFRIQSHNLLLVETEGSYTVQQNYTSLDIHVGQSYSFLVTMDQNASSDYYIVASPRFVNSSDSSKSVGVSVLHYSNSQGPASGPLPDPPNESDTYFSMSQARSIRWNVSAGAARPNPQGSFKYGEITVTDVFVLHNRPAELIEGKWRTTLSGISYLAPSTPLKLAQQFNVPGVFKLDFPNKMMNRPAKVDTSVINGTFKAFVEIIFQNNDTTVQSYHLDGYAFFVVGMDYGLWTENSRSTYNKWDGVARCTTQVFPGAWTAILVFLDNPGIWNLRAQNLDSWYLGQETYVSVVNPEITELPVPANTIFCGALSPLQKDQARRVNFSSAPSLTKTIKLISIGFVVSLLGSFMR; encoded by the exons ATG TGCAGGAATGGTATCCAGCAGAGAAAAGATACATGGCAAGATGGTGTATCTGGCACAAATTGTCCCATTCCTGCTGGCTGGAATTGGACATATGAATTTCAGGTTAAAGATCAGATAGGCAGTTTCTTTTATTTCCCTTCCTTAAGCTTCCAGAGAGCTGGTGGTGGATATGGAGGGATCACTATAAACAACAGAAATGTCATTCCTCTGCCATTCGCAACACCAGATGGGGACATCACACTCTTTATTAGTGACTGGTTTATGAAGAGTCATAAG GAACTCAGACATGAAATCGAAACTGGAGTTGGCCTTGGAGCTCCTGATGGTATTCTAATCAATGGACTAGGTCCTTACCATTATGATAATGCCGTTGTATCAGGCGGTATAGTCTACCAGACAGTGAATGTAGAACCAG GAAAAACATACCGCCTTCGAGTACACAATGTTGGTGTTTCAACTAGCTTGAATTTCAGAATCCAAAGTCATAACCTTCTTCTTGTGGAGACTGAAGGTTCATACACAGTACAACAGAACTACACAAGCTTGGATATCCATGTTGGTCAATCATATTCATTCCTGGTCACAATGGATCAAAATGCCAGCAGTGATTATTACATTGTTGCCAGTCCACGCTTTGTTAATTCCTCTGATTCGTCGAAGTCGGTAGGAGTCTCTGTCTTGCATTACTCAAATTCGCAAGGACCCGCTTCAGGTCCTCTTCCAGACCCTCCCAATGAATCTGACACATATTTCTCAATGAGTCAAGCGAGATCCATAAG ATGGAATGTTTCTGCTGGTGCTGCACGGCCAAACCCCCAAGGATCCTTCAAATACGGTGAAATCACTGTGACGGATGTCTTTGTCCTTCATAATAGGCCTGCAGAGCTAATAGAGGGGAAGTGGCGCACTACTCTCAGCGGTATTTCATACTTAGCGCCATCAACACCTCTAAAACTTGCTCAGCAATTTAACGTCCCAGGCGTTTTCAAGCTTGACTTCCCCAATAAAATGATGAACAGGCCAGCAAAAGTTGATACGTCAGTAATTAATGGTACTTTCAAAGCATTCGTGGAAATCATATTCCAAAACAATGATACAACTGTTCAGAGCTATCACCTTGACGGCTATGCCTTTTTTGTTGTCGG CATGGACTATGGGCTATGGACAGAGAATAGTAGAAGCACCTACAACAAATGGGATGGTGTTGCTCGATGCACTACACAG GTGTTTCCAGGTGCTTGGACTGCCATTTTAGTCTTCCTAGACAATCCTGGCATTTGGAATTTACGTGCTCAAAACCTTGACTCGTGGTACCTTGGCCAAGAAACTTATGTTAGTGTGGTGAATCCGGAGATCACAGAGCTTCCAGTTCCAGCAAACACCATCTTTTGTGGTGCACTGTCACCTCTACAGAA GGACCAAGCTCGGAGAGTAAATTTCTCTAGTGCACCATCATTGACGAAAACAATCAAGCTGATCTCTATAGGCTTTGTCGTATCGCTACTTGGAAGTTTTATGAGGTAG
- the LOC129882557 gene encoding monocopper oxidase-like protein SKU5 isoform X1 produces MLSGLPYYCYLLLLLCLTTVCLAGDPYIHYEWTVSYITASPLGVKQQVIGINGQFPGPILNVTTNWNVVVNVKNDLDEPMLLTWNGIQQRKDTWQDGVSGTNCPIPAGWNWTYEFQVKDQIGSFFYFPSLSFQRAGGGYGGITINNRNVIPLPFATPDGDITLFISDWFMKSHKELRHEIETGVGLGAPDGILINGLGPYHYDNAVVSGGIVYQTVNVEPGKTYRLRVHNVGVSTSLNFRIQSHNLLLVETEGSYTVQQNYTSLDIHVGQSYSFLVTMDQNASSDYYIVASPRFVNSSDSSKSVGVSVLHYSNSQGPASGPLPDPPNESDTYFSMSQARSIRWNVSAGAARPNPQGSFKYGEITVTDVFVLHNRPAELIEGKWRTTLSGISYLAPSTPLKLAQQFNVPGVFKLDFPNKMMNRPAKVDTSVINGTFKAFVEIIFQNNDTTVQSYHLDGYAFFVVGMDYGLWTENSRSTYNKWDGVARCTTQVFPGAWTAILVFLDNPGIWNLRAQNLDSWYLGQETYVSVVNPEITELPVPANTIFCGALSPLQKDQARRVNFSSAPSLTKTIKLISIGFVVSLLGSFMR; encoded by the exons ATGTTGTCTGGATTACCATATTACTGCTATCTCCTTTTGCTTCTCTGCTTGACAACAGTTTGTTTAGCGGGAGACCCTTATATACATTATGAGTGGACTGTTTCCTACATTACAGCTTCTCCACTTGGAGTTAAGCAGCAG GTGATTGGAATTAACGGTCAATTTCCAGGGCCCATTCTCAATGTCACTACCAACTGGAATGTGGTTGTGAATGTTAAAAATGATCTTGATGAGCCTATGCTTCTTACATG GAATGGTATCCAGCAGAGAAAAGATACATGGCAAGATGGTGTATCTGGCACAAATTGTCCCATTCCTGCTGGCTGGAATTGGACATATGAATTTCAGGTTAAAGATCAGATAGGCAGTTTCTTTTATTTCCCTTCCTTAAGCTTCCAGAGAGCTGGTGGTGGATATGGAGGGATCACTATAAACAACAGAAATGTCATTCCTCTGCCATTCGCAACACCAGATGGGGACATCACACTCTTTATTAGTGACTGGTTTATGAAGAGTCATAAG GAACTCAGACATGAAATCGAAACTGGAGTTGGCCTTGGAGCTCCTGATGGTATTCTAATCAATGGACTAGGTCCTTACCATTATGATAATGCCGTTGTATCAGGCGGTATAGTCTACCAGACAGTGAATGTAGAACCAG GAAAAACATACCGCCTTCGAGTACACAATGTTGGTGTTTCAACTAGCTTGAATTTCAGAATCCAAAGTCATAACCTTCTTCTTGTGGAGACTGAAGGTTCATACACAGTACAACAGAACTACACAAGCTTGGATATCCATGTTGGTCAATCATATTCATTCCTGGTCACAATGGATCAAAATGCCAGCAGTGATTATTACATTGTTGCCAGTCCACGCTTTGTTAATTCCTCTGATTCGTCGAAGTCGGTAGGAGTCTCTGTCTTGCATTACTCAAATTCGCAAGGACCCGCTTCAGGTCCTCTTCCAGACCCTCCCAATGAATCTGACACATATTTCTCAATGAGTCAAGCGAGATCCATAAG ATGGAATGTTTCTGCTGGTGCTGCACGGCCAAACCCCCAAGGATCCTTCAAATACGGTGAAATCACTGTGACGGATGTCTTTGTCCTTCATAATAGGCCTGCAGAGCTAATAGAGGGGAAGTGGCGCACTACTCTCAGCGGTATTTCATACTTAGCGCCATCAACACCTCTAAAACTTGCTCAGCAATTTAACGTCCCAGGCGTTTTCAAGCTTGACTTCCCCAATAAAATGATGAACAGGCCAGCAAAAGTTGATACGTCAGTAATTAATGGTACTTTCAAAGCATTCGTGGAAATCATATTCCAAAACAATGATACAACTGTTCAGAGCTATCACCTTGACGGCTATGCCTTTTTTGTTGTCGG CATGGACTATGGGCTATGGACAGAGAATAGTAGAAGCACCTACAACAAATGGGATGGTGTTGCTCGATGCACTACACAG GTGTTTCCAGGTGCTTGGACTGCCATTTTAGTCTTCCTAGACAATCCTGGCATTTGGAATTTACGTGCTCAAAACCTTGACTCGTGGTACCTTGGCCAAGAAACTTATGTTAGTGTGGTGAATCCGGAGATCACAGAGCTTCCAGTTCCAGCAAACACCATCTTTTGTGGTGCACTGTCACCTCTACAGAA GGACCAAGCTCGGAGAGTAAATTTCTCTAGTGCACCATCATTGACGAAAACAATCAAGCTGATCTCTATAGGCTTTGTCGTATCGCTACTTGGAAGTTTTATGAGGTAG
- the LOC129882557 gene encoding monocopper oxidase-like protein SKU5 isoform X2, translating into MLLTWNGIQQRKDTWQDGVSGTNCPIPAGWNWTYEFQVKDQIGSFFYFPSLSFQRAGGGYGGITINNRNVIPLPFATPDGDITLFISDWFMKSHKELRHEIETGVGLGAPDGILINGLGPYHYDNAVVSGGIVYQTVNVEPGKTYRLRVHNVGVSTSLNFRIQSHNLLLVETEGSYTVQQNYTSLDIHVGQSYSFLVTMDQNASSDYYIVASPRFVNSSDSSKSVGVSVLHYSNSQGPASGPLPDPPNESDTYFSMSQARSIRWNVSAGAARPNPQGSFKYGEITVTDVFVLHNRPAELIEGKWRTTLSGISYLAPSTPLKLAQQFNVPGVFKLDFPNKMMNRPAKVDTSVINGTFKAFVEIIFQNNDTTVQSYHLDGYAFFVVGMDYGLWTENSRSTYNKWDGVARCTTQVFPGAWTAILVFLDNPGIWNLRAQNLDSWYLGQETYVSVVNPEITELPVPANTIFCGALSPLQKDQARRVNFSSAPSLTKTIKLISIGFVVSLLGSFMR; encoded by the exons ATGCTTCTTACATG GAATGGTATCCAGCAGAGAAAAGATACATGGCAAGATGGTGTATCTGGCACAAATTGTCCCATTCCTGCTGGCTGGAATTGGACATATGAATTTCAGGTTAAAGATCAGATAGGCAGTTTCTTTTATTTCCCTTCCTTAAGCTTCCAGAGAGCTGGTGGTGGATATGGAGGGATCACTATAAACAACAGAAATGTCATTCCTCTGCCATTCGCAACACCAGATGGGGACATCACACTCTTTATTAGTGACTGGTTTATGAAGAGTCATAAG GAACTCAGACATGAAATCGAAACTGGAGTTGGCCTTGGAGCTCCTGATGGTATTCTAATCAATGGACTAGGTCCTTACCATTATGATAATGCCGTTGTATCAGGCGGTATAGTCTACCAGACAGTGAATGTAGAACCAG GAAAAACATACCGCCTTCGAGTACACAATGTTGGTGTTTCAACTAGCTTGAATTTCAGAATCCAAAGTCATAACCTTCTTCTTGTGGAGACTGAAGGTTCATACACAGTACAACAGAACTACACAAGCTTGGATATCCATGTTGGTCAATCATATTCATTCCTGGTCACAATGGATCAAAATGCCAGCAGTGATTATTACATTGTTGCCAGTCCACGCTTTGTTAATTCCTCTGATTCGTCGAAGTCGGTAGGAGTCTCTGTCTTGCATTACTCAAATTCGCAAGGACCCGCTTCAGGTCCTCTTCCAGACCCTCCCAATGAATCTGACACATATTTCTCAATGAGTCAAGCGAGATCCATAAG ATGGAATGTTTCTGCTGGTGCTGCACGGCCAAACCCCCAAGGATCCTTCAAATACGGTGAAATCACTGTGACGGATGTCTTTGTCCTTCATAATAGGCCTGCAGAGCTAATAGAGGGGAAGTGGCGCACTACTCTCAGCGGTATTTCATACTTAGCGCCATCAACACCTCTAAAACTTGCTCAGCAATTTAACGTCCCAGGCGTTTTCAAGCTTGACTTCCCCAATAAAATGATGAACAGGCCAGCAAAAGTTGATACGTCAGTAATTAATGGTACTTTCAAAGCATTCGTGGAAATCATATTCCAAAACAATGATACAACTGTTCAGAGCTATCACCTTGACGGCTATGCCTTTTTTGTTGTCGG CATGGACTATGGGCTATGGACAGAGAATAGTAGAAGCACCTACAACAAATGGGATGGTGTTGCTCGATGCACTACACAG GTGTTTCCAGGTGCTTGGACTGCCATTTTAGTCTTCCTAGACAATCCTGGCATTTGGAATTTACGTGCTCAAAACCTTGACTCGTGGTACCTTGGCCAAGAAACTTATGTTAGTGTGGTGAATCCGGAGATCACAGAGCTTCCAGTTCCAGCAAACACCATCTTTTGTGGTGCACTGTCACCTCTACAGAA GGACCAAGCTCGGAGAGTAAATTTCTCTAGTGCACCATCATTGACGAAAACAATCAAGCTGATCTCTATAGGCTTTGTCGTATCGCTACTTGGAAGTTTTATGAGGTAG